A single region of the Helicobacter sp. 11S03491-1 genome encodes:
- a CDS encoding amidohydrolase, translating into MQYFKNGKIFKEEGKFYEAMGIEDGKISWLGKNETIKDKNAIDLEHAIVIPTFIDSHTHPDMVAKNIDSIPCLPPEINSIEEIIDALKQSPYHNGDSNQWIDGFGWDENVLKEKRAPTCCDLDKVSTIQPIMIYHSSYHIIACNTKALEIAHINKQTKDPKKGKIGRFENGEPNGIFYEPEALDLIRNKRKPTSFEETVEQILKLGKKYNQLGISVVSDMFSLYEPVDRIKIYEEAKKRGFRQKVALYYEWNSVKRNGKKPITKKTGDIYVAGIKLFIDGSIAGRTAFMKENYPNDNQRGMKLMDEDELMEALEYARDNELQIAIHVMGDGAIKFLVDTLKDIQPWIKNAPTIRLEHASIMSVSQLEDIKKAKMSFALAPQPIFLFAEYEAYEHNLTPDLLKIAYSMKTDDAYVLTTLSSDAPATLWANPENLYVTLQASTNRISANHKDMNKTEALNVCQAIRMLSINGAKILGLENIGKLDIGYEASFQILNDDIFTMPANQLANVLPKEVYLHGNKI; encoded by the coding sequence ATGCAATATTTTAAAAATGGCAAAATTTTCAAAGAAGAAGGCAAATTTTATGAGGCAATGGGTATTGAAGATGGCAAAATTTCATGGTTGGGAAAAAATGAAACAATAAAAGACAAGAATGCTATTGATTTGGAACACGCTATTGTCATCCCTACTTTTATTGATTCACATACACATCCTGATATGGTCGCTAAAAATATAGATAGTATCCCATGCCTACCTCCTGAAATCAACTCTATCGAAGAAATTATTGATGCGCTCAAACAATCCCCTTATCACAATGGAGACTCCAATCAATGGATTGATGGATTTGGCTGGGATGAAAATGTTCTCAAAGAAAAAAGAGCCCCTACTTGTTGCGATCTTGATAAGGTCTCAACGATCCAACCAATAATGATTTATCATTCTTCCTATCACATCATTGCTTGTAACACCAAAGCCTTGGAAATCGCTCATATCAACAAACAAACCAAAGATCCAAAAAAAGGTAAAATAGGAAGATTTGAAAATGGAGAACCCAATGGCATCTTTTATGAACCAGAAGCCCTTGATCTTATCAGAAATAAACGAAAACCTACAAGTTTTGAAGAAACTGTAGAACAAATATTAAAGCTTGGCAAAAAATATAATCAACTGGGAATCAGCGTAGTGAGTGATATGTTTAGTCTTTATGAACCTGTTGATAGAATTAAAATCTATGAAGAAGCAAAGAAGCGAGGATTTAGGCAAAAAGTAGCTCTTTATTACGAGTGGAACAGTGTCAAAAGAAATGGGAAAAAACCTATCACAAAAAAAACCGGTGATATTTATGTTGCAGGTATCAAATTATTTATTGATGGTAGTATCGCCGGAAGAACTGCTTTTATGAAAGAAAATTATCCCAATGACAATCAAAGGGGAATGAAATTAATGGACGAAGATGAGCTGATGGAGGCACTTGAGTATGCTAGAGATAACGAACTGCAAATTGCAATCCATGTTATGGGCGATGGAGCCATTAAATTTCTTGTAGATACACTCAAAGATATCCAACCATGGATAAAAAATGCTCCCACAATACGACTTGAGCATGCTTCAATTATGTCAGTTTCACAACTTGAAGATATAAAAAAGGCTAAAATGTCTTTTGCCCTAGCCCCACAACCAATATTTTTATTTGCTGAATATGAAGCTTATGAACATAACCTTACTCCTGATCTACTCAAAATTGCCTATAGCATGAAAACTGATGATGCTTATGTCCTTACTACATTATCTAGCGATGCCCCTGCAACCCTTTGGGCAAATCCTGAGAATTTATATGTCACTCTTCAAGCAAGCACCAATCGCATCAGCGCAAACCATAAAGACATGAACAAAACAGAAGCCCTTAATGTTTGCCAAGCTATTAGGATGCTCTCCATCAATGGAGCCAAAATCTTAGGACTTGAAAATATTGGAAAATTAGATATTGGCTATGAAGCAAGTTTTCAAATTCTAAATGATGATATTTTCACAATGCCTGCCAATCAATTAGCTAATGTCTTACCAAAAGAAGTTTATTTGCATGGAAATAAGATCTGA
- a CDS encoding TonB-dependent receptor — translation MIKKAFCLSSIILSPLLMLGDDIKEESSEKSYTLERSVVSATGFAQDIKEAPASISVVDEKSLQEVDYHDLAQAVFNMPGVDIGSTRGKTGGYEISIRGLPAIYTLILQDGLRQNVAGDVGTQNYGWAQALNVFMAPRVAIDRIEVIRGPMSTLYGSDAIGGVVNVILKKPNMSEWESALEFQGTVNERTEFSDYYGVNFYTSGPIIKNKLAIALRGNYTYRTPSRINFKYTGIDNQVHTAEPGYIGNPTEGNIYNIGLRVAYEMDEANYFYLDIANGYQNYDNRKKQLGDFTSSPKFYINWRTNSVLAHLGSYSWGKTKTTLQYNNTTNLGRVVPYVISPTNPNHQNRDIKGNDMILQSQASIPAYTNSWFADTLTIGAQYWLQTFHDAPYGTNPYPWSHDGSKKDKADTTLVDTNHIIYADNPKGINTLKHQVAIYAEDEAIFADMVTLTFGGRYTYDSQFGSDFSPRGYLMINPLSWLQIRGGISGSYRQPYVSEITNSAYGFGAQGGAPFIGNPDLKPETSWGYEGGLVFDFDYIGLSGTYFRNDYKEKINRESVNLNELNCVNPFVVGHDKGDKTTCSTLTNVDKAYTQGVEVTFEIKPIYGFHFNANYTFTDSKQLTGKEKGKPVTNTPSHQVNLTLGYNILSKADIYLQGVYKSERYRNPRSDEAGITKYWGSYIANWYKPYYVFNLGVNYAINKNFRIAFGIQNLLNQNFVDYRSFSKKDKDSLINLYSNTFEGRRYFITLATRF, via the coding sequence ATGATTAAGAAAGCATTTTGTTTAAGTTCTATAATTTTATCTCCTTTGCTCATGTTGGGTGATGATATAAAAGAAGAAAGTTCAGAAAAAAGCTATACGCTTGAGAGATCAGTTGTATCTGCTACAGGTTTTGCTCAAGATATTAAAGAAGCCCCTGCCTCTATATCGGTAGTTGATGAAAAAAGCCTTCAAGAAGTAGATTATCATGATCTGGCCCAAGCAGTTTTTAATATGCCCGGTGTAGATATTGGGAGTACACGGGGTAAAACCGGAGGGTATGAAATTTCTATACGCGGTTTGCCTGCAATTTATACATTGATTTTGCAAGATGGCTTGCGTCAAAATGTTGCCGGAGATGTAGGGACACAAAATTATGGGTGGGCGCAAGCATTGAATGTATTTATGGCTCCCAGGGTTGCAATTGATCGCATTGAAGTAATCCGAGGACCTATGAGCACGCTTTATGGGAGTGATGCTATTGGAGGGGTAGTCAATGTCATTTTAAAAAAACCTAACATGAGTGAATGGGAGAGTGCTTTGGAATTTCAAGGCACTGTGAATGAGCGCACTGAATTTAGTGATTATTATGGAGTGAATTTTTATACTTCAGGACCTATCATAAAAAATAAGCTTGCCATTGCGCTTCGAGGGAACTATACTTATCGGACTCCATCAAGAATAAATTTTAAATACACCGGTATTGATAACCAAGTTCATACAGCTGAGCCCGGGTATATTGGCAATCCCACAGAAGGTAATATTTATAATATTGGACTAAGGGTAGCTTATGAGATGGATGAAGCAAATTATTTTTATCTTGATATTGCTAATGGTTATCAGAATTATGATAATCGCAAGAAACAACTTGGTGATTTTACTTCTTCGCCAAAATTCTATATCAATTGGCGCACTAATTCTGTGCTTGCACACTTAGGAAGCTATAGTTGGGGAAAAACTAAAACAACCTTACAATACAACAATACGACCAATTTAGGGCGTGTTGTGCCTTATGTCATTTCACCTACAAATCCAAATCACCAAAATAGGGATATCAAAGGGAATGATATGATTTTGCAATCTCAAGCTTCTATCCCGGCTTATACAAATAGTTGGTTTGCTGATACTTTGACTATTGGGGCGCAATATTGGCTACAAACCTTTCATGATGCCCCTTATGGAACTAATCCTTATCCTTGGAGCCATGATGGTTCAAAGAAAGACAAAGCCGATACTACTCTTGTGGATACTAATCATATTATTTATGCCGACAATCCAAAAGGTATCAATACACTCAAACATCAAGTCGCTATTTATGCAGAAGATGAGGCGATCTTTGCAGATATGGTAACACTAACCTTTGGAGGAAGATATACTTATGACAGTCAGTTTGGATCAGATTTTTCTCCGAGGGGGTATTTGATGATCAACCCACTCTCTTGGCTACAAATTCGAGGGGGGATTTCGGGATCTTATAGACAACCTTATGTGAGTGAAATAACCAATTCAGCTTATGGATTTGGCGCGCAAGGTGGGGCACCTTTTATCGGGAATCCTGATTTGAAGCCGGAGACTTCTTGGGGTTATGAGGGGGGATTGGTATTTGATTTTGATTATATAGGGCTTTCAGGAACTTATTTTAGAAATGATTACAAAGAAAAAATCAATCGCGAATCAGTTAATTTAAATGAACTTAATTGTGTCAATCCCTTTGTTGTTGGTCATGATAAAGGCGATAAAACCACTTGTAGCACGCTTACTAATGTTGATAAGGCTTACACACAAGGGGTAGAGGTAACTTTTGAAATCAAGCCTATTTATGGGTTTCACTTCAATGCAAATTATACTTTCACCGATAGCAAACAACTTACCGGCAAAGAAAAAGGCAAACCGGTTACTAACACTCCAAGCCACCAGGTCAATCTGACATTGGGTTATAATATATTGAGCAAAGCAGACATATATTTGCAAGGGGTATATAAATCCGAGCGATACCGCAATCCCAGAAGCGATGAAGCAGGTATTACCAAGTATTGGGGAAGTTATATTGCTAATTGGTATAAGCCCTATTATGTCTTCAATCTGGGGGTGAATTATGCCATCAATAAAAACTTTCGTATTGCCTTTGGTATCCAAAACTTGCTGAATCAAAATTTTGTTGATTACCGTTCTTTTTCAAAGAAAGATAAAGATTCCCTCATTAATTTATATAGCAATACATTTGAGGGTAGACGTTATTTTATTACGTTGGCAACGAGATTTTAA
- the rsmI gene encoding 16S rRNA (cytidine(1402)-2'-O)-methyltransferase: protein MLTFLPTPIGNLADITLRSLEVLANADVVMCEDVRVSKKLIKLLGKNPIAQQYFHGIFNQKQFISFHSHNQEDFLNSIEVDFFHEHHIAFMSDAGMPCVSDPGAILVAYALKNGIDYDVLPGCSAGVNAYCFCGFVSDGFLFAGFLPHKQKDRQQRIDNFLQTIGSFEQNISIVVYESPHRILESLEDIVLLAPEIKLFAIKEMTKIHQKFFVGKSSEVLSQIRQSNTNGEWVLVLEGGKTKEATLSSNQILQMDLPPKIKAKLLSKLQNTDAKTIYEKICHGEYL, encoded by the coding sequence GTGCTGACTTTTTTGCCCACTCCTATTGGTAATTTAGCCGATATAACTCTGAGAAGTTTGGAAGTATTGGCTAATGCAGATGTAGTGATGTGTGAAGATGTCAGGGTTTCTAAGAAACTCATTAAGCTTTTGGGTAAAAATCCAATCGCACAACAATATTTTCATGGTATTTTTAATCAGAAGCAATTTATTTCCTTTCATTCCCACAATCAAGAAGATTTTTTAAATTCTATTGAGGTAGATTTTTTTCATGAACACCACATTGCTTTTATGAGTGATGCCGGAATGCCTTGTGTGAGCGATCCTGGAGCGATTTTGGTTGCTTATGCTTTAAAAAATGGCATAGATTATGATGTTTTGCCCGGTTGCAGTGCAGGTGTAAATGCCTATTGTTTTTGCGGGTTTGTGAGCGATGGATTTTTATTTGCAGGATTTTTGCCTCACAAACAAAAAGATAGGCAACAAAGGATTGATAATTTTTTGCAGACTATAGGGAGTTTTGAGCAAAATATTTCTATTGTCGTCTATGAGAGTCCCCATAGAATTCTGGAATCTCTGGAAGATATTGTATTGCTTGCCCCTGAAATTAAGCTTTTTGCTATTAAAGAAATGACAAAAATACATCAAAAATTTTTTGTTGGCAAAAGTTCTGAGGTGTTATCTCAAATCAGGCAATCTAATACCAATGGGGAATGGGTACTGGTTTTGGAAGGTGGGAAGACAAAAGAGGCTACTTTGTCTTCAAATCAGATCTTGCAAATGGATTTGCCCCCTAAAATCAAAGCCAAACTTCTTTCAAAATTGCAAAATACAGATGCAAAAACAATTTATGAAAAAATCTGTCATGGAGAGTATCTCTAA
- a CDS encoding CPBP family intramembrane glutamic endopeptidase, with translation MLFAPWILLAISLVFLSFKNIISFIFLIGAIIIAWIQGILTPLSITFLCIIFGITLVHQYYKTKTTLFIITEIILAGFGVLLFLHDIPGFNNPKILDKILVGPHSAPYSMYFNFDKALLVFVLLGALPTLFYVPSSSNHTWKSWLILIFCMPVLLLIATALGGLKIEPHLPPWLWQFALANLFFVSLAEEALFRGYIQRRLSGWLGKSLGLWISAILFGLAHYTGGALLIIFATLAGFIYGMAWMWSGRLWVSTLFHFSFNLIHLLFFTYPIYKG, from the coding sequence ATGTTGTTTGCACCATGGATTTTGTTAGCTATCTCATTAGTTTTTTTATCATTTAAAAATATTATTTCATTTATTTTTCTGATAGGTGCAATTATTATTGCATGGATACAAGGTATCCTCACGCCTCTATCGATTACATTTTTATGTATCATTTTTGGCATTACACTTGTGCATCAATATTATAAAACAAAAACTACCTTATTCATCATCACCGAAATTATTTTAGCAGGCTTTGGAGTTTTGTTATTTTTGCATGATATCCCCGGTTTTAACAACCCTAAAATACTGGATAAAATCCTAGTAGGACCCCATAGCGCTCCTTATTCAATGTATTTTAATTTTGATAAAGCCCTTTTGGTATTTGTTCTCTTAGGCGCGCTCCCCACTTTATTTTATGTACCCTCTTCTTCTAATCACACATGGAAAAGTTGGCTTATTTTAATATTTTGTATGCCTGTATTGTTGCTTATAGCTACAGCTTTAGGCGGGTTAAAAATTGAACCTCACCTTCCCCCATGGCTATGGCAATTTGCTTTGGCTAATTTATTTTTTGTTTCGCTTGCCGAAGAAGCGCTCTTTAGAGGCTATATCCAAAGACGCTTAAGTGGGTGGCTTGGAAAATCTTTAGGCTTATGGATTAGCGCGATTTTATTTGGCTTGGCTCATTACACAGGAGGGGCATTACTAATCATATTTGCTACTCTGGCAGGGTTCATTTATGGTATGGCATGGATGTGGAGCGGGAGATTATGGGTAAGCACTCTTTTTCATTTTAGTTTTAATCTGATTCATTTATTGTTTTTTACATATCCGATATATAAAGGATAA
- the rpmE gene encoding 50S ribosomal protein L31 has translation MKKGIHPEYVPCKVTCVTSGKEIEVLSTKSELRIDISSFCHPFYTGSDKIADAAGRVEKFKQKYNLK, from the coding sequence ATGAAAAAAGGCATTCATCCGGAATATGTCCCTTGTAAGGTTACTTGTGTTACAAGCGGGAAAGAAATTGAGGTTTTGAGTACAAAGAGTGAATTAAGAATTGATATATCAAGCTTTTGTCATCCATTTTATACCGGTAGCGATAAGATAGCTGATGCAGCCGGTAGAGTTGAGAAATTTAAACAAAAATATAATTTAAAATAA
- a CDS encoding LL-diaminopimelate aminotransferase, translated as MFDEIEFEKIKRLPKYVFAAINEIKLDMRRHNEDVIDFSMGNPDGKTPSHIIDKLCEAACKPKNHGYSASKGIYKLRLGICNWYKRKYNVDLDPNTEVCVSMGSKEGYVHLIQAITNPGDNAVVAEPAYPIHYYAFILNGANVARFGISWNEQMELHEDSFFQNLSRVLKEAMPKPKFVVVNFPHNPTTVIVYKSFYERLVAMAKKERFYIISDIAYADLCYDGYQTPSILEVEGAKDVAVETYTLSKSYNMAGWRIGFVLGNKKMIEALQKIKSWIDYGIYTPMQIAATIALDGPQECVEDIKEKYEKRMEVLIKSFKEAGWEMKKPKASMFIWAKIPPCVEHLGSLEFSKRLLKEAKIALSPGVGFGEHGEGYVRIALIENENRIRQAARNLKLFLKSFK; from the coding sequence ATGTTTGATGAAATAGAATTTGAAAAAATCAAGCGATTACCAAAATATGTTTTTGCAGCTATTAATGAAATTAAACTTGACATGAGACGTCATAATGAAGATGTGATTGATTTTAGCATGGGAAATCCTGATGGTAAGACGCCTTCGCATATTATTGATAAACTTTGTGAAGCAGCTTGCAAACCTAAAAATCATGGCTACTCAGCTAGCAAAGGTATTTATAAACTGCGATTAGGAATTTGTAATTGGTATAAACGTAAATACAATGTTGATCTTGATCCAAATACAGAAGTGTGTGTAAGTATGGGAAGTAAAGAAGGGTATGTCCATCTCATCCAAGCAATCACAAATCCCGGAGATAATGCGGTAGTTGCAGAACCTGCTTATCCAATCCATTATTATGCTTTTATTTTGAATGGTGCTAACGTTGCCAGATTTGGGATTAGTTGGAATGAACAAATGGAGCTTCATGAAGATAGTTTTTTTCAGAATCTCTCAAGAGTTTTGAAAGAAGCAATGCCTAAGCCTAAATTTGTTGTCGTTAATTTTCCACATAACCCCACTACGGTCATCGTATATAAAAGTTTTTATGAGAGACTTGTAGCTATGGCTAAAAAAGAAAGATTTTATATTATTAGTGATATTGCTTATGCGGATTTGTGTTATGACGGATATCAAACCCCTAGTATTTTGGAGGTAGAAGGTGCTAAAGATGTTGCTGTTGAGACTTATACTTTGAGTAAAAGTTATAACATGGCAGGCTGGCGCATTGGTTTTGTCCTGGGCAATAAAAAGATGATAGAAGCTCTCCAAAAAATTAAAAGTTGGATAGATTATGGTATTTATACTCCAATGCAAATTGCTGCAACAATAGCTCTTGATGGACCTCAAGAATGCGTTGAAGATATTAAAGAAAAATATGAAAAACGAATGGAGGTTTTGATTAAGAGTTTTAAAGAGGCAGGTTGGGAAATGAAAAAGCCCAAAGCCAGCATGTTTATTTGGGCAAAAATCCCTCCTTGTGTAGAGCATTTGGGTAGCTTAGAATTCTCTAAACGTTTATTAAAAGAAGCCAAAATTGCTTTGAGTCCCGGTGTTGGATTTGGTGAACATGGAGAAGGGTATGTAAGGATTGCATTGATAGAAAACGAAAATCGAATCCGCCAAGCTGCCAGAAATTTAAAACTCTTTTTAAAGAGTTTTAAATAA
- a CDS encoding ABC transporter permease encodes MSLDSSLMSLRWRVFCSNKRAFYSLWIFVILFVVSMGAEFIANDKPLFIYKDSKAYFPIFLSYPEKVFGGDFDTEANYNDPYVKNILLKNAFVIYPPIPYSYDTIVMDLGSPAPTSPSGKHWLGTDDQARDVGARLIYGYRISIIFGLILSIFSVVIGVSVGALQGYYGGILDLLGQRFVEIWSGIPVLFLIIIISSFLAPNFWWILALTLAFSWMGLVGVVRAEFLRGRNMDYVKASRALGVSDGRIIFYHILPNGLVATITYIPFIMAGSIATLVSLDFLGFGMPVGSASLGELLSQGKNNLTSPHLAIVGFVAIAVLLSVLVFIGEGVRDAFDSSNA; translated from the coding sequence TTGTCTTTAGATTCTTCATTAATGTCTTTGCGCTGGAGGGTGTTTTGTTCTAACAAAAGAGCATTTTATTCTTTGTGGATTTTTGTTATTTTATTTGTCGTCTCAATGGGTGCAGAATTTATTGCCAATGATAAACCTTTGTTTATTTACAAAGATTCAAAAGCATATTTTCCGATATTTCTAAGTTATCCGGAAAAGGTTTTTGGAGGAGATTTTGACACAGAGGCAAATTATAACGATCCTTATGTAAAAAATATACTTCTCAAAAATGCTTTTGTAATCTATCCTCCTATCCCCTATAGCTATGATACGATTGTGATGGATTTAGGTTCTCCTGCTCCAACAAGCCCTTCCGGCAAACATTGGTTAGGCACGGATGATCAAGCTAGAGATGTAGGGGCAAGATTAATCTATGGCTACCGTATTTCGATTATATTTGGGCTTATTTTAAGTATTTTTAGTGTGGTTATTGGTGTAAGTGTAGGGGCTTTACAAGGGTATTATGGGGGGATATTGGATTTATTGGGACAAAGATTTGTAGAGATTTGGAGTGGGATACCTGTGCTTTTCTTGATTATTATTATCTCAAGCTTTTTGGCGCCAAATTTTTGGTGGATTTTGGCTTTGACATTGGCATTTAGCTGGATGGGACTAGTGGGGGTGGTGCGTGCAGAATTTTTGAGGGGAAGGAACATGGATTATGTAAAGGCTTCCAGGGCATTGGGGGTGAGTGATGGGAGAATTATTTTTTATCATATTTTGCCTAATGGGCTTGTAGCGACTATTACTTATATTCCCTTTATCATGGCCGGTAGCATTGCCACGCTTGTAAGTCTTGATTTTTTAGGGTTTGGAATGCCTGTAGGGAGTGCTTCTTTGGGTGAGCTTTTAAGTCAGGGGAAAAACAACCTTACTTCTCCTCATTTGGCTATTGTAGGATTTGTAGCTATAGCTGTGCTACTTTCAGTGCTTGTTTTTATAGGAGAGGGAGTGCGAGATGCCTTTGATTCATCCAACGCATAA
- the rlmB gene encoding 23S rRNA (guanosine(2251)-2'-O)-methyltransferase RlmB: MIVYGKQVILYLAQHHPQKIEEIYLPKEIDSKLFSLLAKKHPILRLDFKKAQAMARGGNHQGFLAKITPPEPILFKDIKKYNKLLVLCGVSDVGNIGAIFRSAYCLGIEGIVLSVLGNISYEGILRSSVGAMLDVPFCIHKNTLDIVHEFKNEGIYCYGACVDGEDVKNISTKQRWALFLGSEAEGLSKKILSKLDKIISIKIKTDFNSLNVSVAAGILINRMC, translated from the coding sequence ATGATTGTTTATGGCAAGCAAGTAATTTTATATCTTGCACAGCATCATCCTCAAAAGATTGAAGAAATTTATCTTCCTAAAGAAATTGACTCCAAACTTTTTTCTTTATTGGCTAAAAAACATCCTATATTACGTCTTGATTTTAAAAAAGCTCAAGCAATGGCAAGAGGGGGGAATCACCAAGGTTTTTTGGCAAAAATCACTCCTCCTGAACCTATATTGTTTAAAGATATAAAAAAATATAATAAACTTTTGGTGCTTTGTGGAGTTAGTGATGTAGGCAATATAGGAGCAATTTTTAGAAGCGCGTATTGTTTGGGAATAGAGGGCATTGTTTTGAGCGTTTTGGGAAATATTTCTTATGAGGGAATTTTACGATCAAGTGTGGGTGCAATGTTGGATGTGCCTTTTTGTATTCACAAAAACACTTTAGATATTGTTCATGAGTTCAAAAATGAAGGCATCTATTGCTATGGCGCTTGTGTAGATGGTGAAGATGTAAAAAATATTTCTACAAAACAGAGGTGGGCATTATTTTTGGGAAGTGAGGCAGAAGGATTGAGTAAGAAAATTTTGTCAAAACTTGATAAAATAATATCTATTAAAATAAAAACAGATTTTAATTCACTAAATGTAAGTGTTGCAGCGGGTATTTTAATAAATAGGATGTGTTGA
- a CDS encoding ABC transporter ATP-binding protein encodes MPLIHPTHKECLLHIKNLECGFEGGFKLSGVSLRIYEGQRVGLVGESGSGKSLISNMILRLYPQVVPQKGSIEFNQKNLFSYSEKSMRKIRGKEIAYVAQEPLSSLNPLQKVGKQILESLILHCRYLSKKEMYKKLDDIFFQVGLHPELKNRYPYELSGGQRQRVAIGMGVINKPKLLICDEPTTALDARIQKQILELLYQLSIQNNMAILLISHDLGVIKRFVDRIYVAKEGMICEEGSVEEVFSNPKNPYTKNLLDALKLPKKLILPTNEKVLEIRNFAISYAQKKFLFKQTQNQILSNINFSLYQRETLGIVGESGSGKSSLAMGILRLIKSRGEEYLLNKRIDNLNKKTLRTYRKNLQIVFQDPYASLNPRMRTYDIIFEALRLDYQKNQNYIQIITQILESVGLGYEYIYSYPHQLSGGQRQRVAIARAIALKPKVIILDEPTSALDKSMQKIVIDLLLNLQKEFGLSYLFISHDLDVIEAMCDKVMVLKEGKAVEYGDVKAIFKKPKNHYTQELLHSRINCVQ; translated from the coding sequence ATGCCTTTGATTCATCCAACGCATAAAGAATGTTTGCTTCATATCAAAAACCTTGAGTGTGGATTTGAAGGAGGCTTCAAACTCAGTGGGGTTAGTTTGAGAATTTATGAAGGACAAAGAGTGGGGTTAGTAGGAGAGTCAGGGAGTGGCAAAAGCTTGATTTCGAATATGATTTTAAGACTTTATCCTCAAGTAGTTCCTCAAAAAGGTAGCATCGAGTTTAATCAAAAAAATCTATTTTCTTATAGTGAAAAATCCATGAGAAAAATCAGAGGTAAAGAAATCGCTTATGTTGCCCAAGAGCCTTTATCCAGTCTGAATCCTTTACAAAAAGTAGGGAAACAAATCTTAGAATCCTTGATCTTACATTGCCGGTATTTGAGCAAAAAAGAAATGTATAAAAAACTTGATGATATATTTTTTCAAGTAGGGCTTCATCCTGAACTTAAAAATCGATATCCTTATGAACTCAGCGGCGGACAAAGACAAAGAGTAGCTATTGGAATGGGTGTGATTAATAAACCTAAGTTGTTGATTTGTGATGAGCCTACAACTGCCCTTGATGCTAGGATTCAAAAACAAATTTTAGAACTTTTATATCAATTGAGTATTCAAAATAATATGGCAATTTTATTGATTAGTCATGATTTGGGGGTGATAAAAAGGTTTGTTGATAGAATTTATGTAGCCAAAGAGGGAATGATTTGCGAAGAAGGGAGTGTGGAAGAAGTTTTTTCTAATCCCAAAAATCCTTATACAAAAAATCTTTTAGATGCTTTAAAATTACCTAAAAAATTGATTTTACCCACAAATGAAAAAGTGCTTGAGATTAGGAATTTTGCTATCAGTTACGCACAAAAAAAGTTTCTTTTCAAACAAACTCAAAACCAAATCCTCTCAAATATTAACTTTAGCCTTTATCAAAGAGAGACTTTGGGGATAGTAGGAGAGTCAGGAAGTGGCAAAAGCAGCTTGGCAATGGGTATTTTGAGATTGATAAAAAGTAGAGGCGAGGAATATCTCTTAAATAAGCGTATTGACAATTTGAATAAAAAAACCTTAAGAACGTATAGAAAAAATTTACAAATTGTTTTTCAAGATCCCTATGCTTCGCTTAATCCCAGAATGAGGACTTATGATATCATTTTTGAGGCTTTAAGATTGGATTATCAAAAAAATCAAAACTATATTCAAATCATAACACAAATCTTAGAGTCAGTAGGGCTTGGGTATGAATATATCTATAGTTATCCCCATCAGCTCAGCGGCGGACAAAGACAAAGAGTAGCTATTGCCAGGGCTATTGCTTTAAAACCAAAAGTAATTATTTTAGATGAACCTACTTCTGCGTTAGATAAAAGTATGCAAAAAATAGTGATTGATCTGCTTTTAAATTTACAGAAGGAATTTGGATTAAGTTATCTATTTATCAGCCATGATTTGGATGTTATTGAAGCAATGTGTGATAAGGTAATGGTATTAAAAGAAGGAAAGGCAGTGGAGTATGGAGATGTAAAAGCTATTTTTAAGAAACCTAAAAATCATTATACCCAAGAGTTGTTGCATTCAAGGATAAATTGTGTGCAATAG
- a CDS encoding YbgC/FadM family acyl-CoA thioesterase has product MRIRIYYEDTDCGGIVYHANYIKYCERARSEKFFSLGLSPTQATNGFVVKALNANFIGSAMLGDEIEVLTKVIKIKHVSVLLKQEIFKIFENTAQKNCRDKIFEMEIKIGYIDFKTTTPALIPENFIKILNEN; this is encoded by the coding sequence GTGCGAATCAGAATTTACTACGAAGATACTGATTGCGGAGGTATTGTATATCATGCTAATTATATCAAATATTGCGAACGCGCAAGGAGTGAAAAATTTTTTTCACTAGGACTCAGTCCTACTCAAGCAACAAATGGTTTTGTCGTCAAGGCTTTAAATGCTAATTTTATTGGGAGCGCCATGCTGGGAGATGAGATTGAAGTCTTAACAAAAGTTATAAAAATCAAGCATGTCTCTGTATTGCTTAAACAAGAAATTTTTAAAATTTTTGAAAATACTGCTCAAAAAAATTGCAGAGACAAAATATTTGAAATGGAAATTAAAATTGGCTATATTGATTTTAAAACAACCACACCTGCTCTTATCCCCGAAAATTTTATAAAAATTTTAAATGAAAACTAA